GCGCCGGGGCCGACGCCGAGGTAGTCGCCGAACGCCCAGTAGTTGAGGTTGTGGCGGCATTCCTGGCCGGGGCGGGCGAAGGCGGAGGTTTCGTAGTGCCTGAAGCCGGCGTCGGCCAGGCGCGCTTCGATGGCGTCCTGCATGTCGGCGGAGAGATCGTCGTCCGGCAGCGAGGGCGGCGTGTGGGCGAAGGGCGTGTTGGGTTCGAGCGTGAGGTGGTAGCACGACAGGTGGCTGACGCCGGTGGCGAGCGCGGTGTCGAGGTCCTTGAGTGCGCCTTCGAGCGTCTGCTCGGGCAGGGCGTACATCAGGTCGAGGTTGATGCGCTCGAAGTGCTGCTGGGCGATGTCGATGGCACGGCGCGCTTCACCGCTGTCGTGGATGCGCCCGAGGCGCTTGAGCATGGTGTCGTCGAAGCTCTGGATGCCGATCGACAGCCGGTTGATGCCGGCGGCGCGGTAGTCGCGAAAGCGCTCGGATTCGAAGGTGCCGGGGTTGGCTTCGAGGGTGATCTCGGCCATCGGGTCGAGCTGCAGGCGCATGCGCAGGGCGACGAGCAGGCGGTCGAGGGTGGCAGCAGACATCAGGCTGGGGGTGCCGCCGCCGATGAAGATGCTCAGCACGCGCCGGCCCCAGACCTGCGGCAGGGCGGATTCGACGTCGGCGATGACGGCATCGAGCCACGCATCCTCGGGCAGGCTGCCGTCGCTGCTGCGGCTGGTGTGCGAGTTGAAGTCGCAGTACGGGCATTTGCGCACGCACCACGGGAAATGCACATACAGCGACAGCGGGGGCGAGGCGCTGAGCTGGGGTCTTTCGATGGTGTCGGGGCGGGCGCTGACGGCGGCCGGAGCCGGCGCCAGCGGGATGATGCGGCGTTCGCTCACAGCGGATGGGCGGCGAGGCGGTCGAGCAGGTGACGCATGGCCGCGCCGCGATGGCTGAGCGCGTTCTTGAGCCCGGCGTCGAGTTCGGCGGCGGTCTGTTCGAGTTCGGGCAGCCAGAACAGCGGGTCGTAGCCGAAGCCACTGTCGCCACGCGGCGCTTCGAGGATTTCGCCGTGCCATTCACCGTCGGCGATCAGCGGGCGTGGGTCCTGAGCGTGACGCACGAGGACGACCGCGGAATAGAAATACGCGCTGCGGTCGGTCTCGTTGGCGAGTTTGTCGAGCAGCAGCAGATTGTTGCGTGCATCGGATTTCGGCTCACCGGCGAAGCGCGCCGAGTGCACGCCGGGCGCGCCACCGAGCGCGGTGACGCACAGACCGGAGTCGTCGGCGATGGCGGGCAGGCCGGTGGCCGCAGAGGCGTGGCGGGCCTTGGCCAGCGCGTTTTCGACGAAGGTGGGGTGGGGCTCCTCGGCTTCGGACACGCCGAGCACGGATTGCGGTACCACCTCGATGCCGAGCGGCGCGAGCAGGGCCTGCATTTCGGCGGCTTTCTTGGCGTTGTTGCTGGCGAGAACGAGACGCTGGCTCATGGTTTCAACCCCTTAGTGCAGCCTGTTGCAGTTCGGTCAGACGACCGATGCCGGCCTCGGCGAGATCGAGCAGGGCGTTGAGTTCGGTGCGCGAGAAGGCGGCGCCTTCGGCCGTGCCCTGCACTTCGATGAGACCGCCGGCGCCGGTCATGACGACATTCATGTCGGTGTCGCAGTCGGAATCTTCATCGTAGTCGAGGTCGAGCACAGGTGTGCCCTTGTAGATGCCGACCGACACGGCGGCCACGAAGTCGGTCATCGGACTGGCGGCAAGCTTGCCGTCGGCGACCAGCTTGTCGAGCGCATCGCGCACCGCGACGCAGGCGCCGGTGATGGCAGCCGTGCGGGTGCCGCCGTCGGCCTGCAGCACGTCGCAGTCGATGGTGATCTGGCGTTCGCCCAGTGCGGTGAGGTCGACCACGGCGCGCAGGCTGCGGCCGATCAGGCGCTGGATCTCCTGGGTGCGGCCGCTCTGCTTGCCCTTGGCCGCTTCACGCGCGCTGCGGGTATGGGTGGCGCGCGGCAGCATGCCGTATTCGGCGGTGAGCCAGCCCTGACCCTTGCCGCGCAGGAAGCCCGGTACGGTTTCTTCCACGCTTGCCGTGCACAGCACGCGGGTTTCACCGAACTCGACCAGCACCGAGCCTTCGGCGTGACGGGTGAAGCCGCGGGTGATGCGGACGGGGCGGAGTTGATCGGGCTTGCGTTGACTGGGTCGCATTGCAGATTCCTGTTGCTTTACTTGGTGAATTTCTTGATGGCCGAGTTGATCTCGGAGATGGCGCGTTCGATTTCGTCGTCGGTGAGGTCTGCCGCGCTGACAGGGCTACGGGTGCGCTGGAAAGCTTCCATCTGCGTGGTGAAGTCGTGCAGGGCCATGGTCTGGGTGGATACCGAGTCGGGCACGGCTTCGCCCAGGTCGTCGTGCCAGCACATGGTGACCATCGACAGGTTGTCGCAGGTTGCGCCGGCAAGCGTCTCGGCCTCCGACATGAGCTTCGGAACGGCCTCAAGCAGATTGGTTCCGGTCAGGCCGCGCAGCAGGCCCTGATTGCCCACTGGCCCCCATACGCCGTCCGAGCAGATGGCGATGATGTCGCCGTCCTGCAGCAGGGTGCGGCGGGAGAACTCGATCTGCGGCGGGTGGGTGCCACCCAGGCAGGAGTAGATGCGGTTTCGCCCGGGGTGGGTCGCCGCGCCTTCTGCGTCGAGCAGGCCCTGATCCATCATCAGCTGCACGCGCGAGTGGTCGCGGGTCTGCACGTTGATCTTGCCCTGGCGCAGCAGGTACAGGCGCGAGTCGCCGGCATGGGCCCAGTGCGCGTAGCCTTCCTGCACCACGCAGACGACGATGGTCGTGCGCGGCGCCTCGGGCAGATTCTTGTCGAGGGCGTAGTCGAGGATGGCATGGTGCGCGCTCGACAGCACCCGCGACAGGAACAGTGCCGGGTCCTCGAGCTTGGGCTGGGCCTCGCGCTGGAAGGCCTGGGTGATGTACTGCACGGCAATATGGGAGGCGACCTCGCCATGCAGATGGCCGCCCATGCCGTCGGCGAGCACCATGATCAGGGCGTCGCGCGAGTAGCAGTAGGCAATGCGGTCCTGATTGGTCTTGCGTTTGCCGATACGGCTTTCCTGAAAGATGGTGAATCTCACGACGTGCTCCCTCAGCCCTTGCCGATGAAGGTTTTGAGCCGGGACCCGAGGTCGGTGAACCAGGTCGCCGGCATGGCTTCGCCCGCCTGCTTTTGCATCAGCGCCTTCTGCAACGAATAGACGCTTTGCGGACGTTTCAGGGGGTCGAGGTGCAGGCACCACTCGACCAGTTCCAATAGCTGTTCAGAATACTTGCCGGCATGCGTTTTTGATACCGGTTGTACGGTATCGCGCTTGATGCGCTCGTCAGAACGCAGCGGGGCAGTGCCGACGATGCAGGCATACATGCTGGCGCCGACACTGTAGATGTCGCTCCAGGGGCCAAGGGCTTCGCGGTTGCCGAACTGCTCGGGCGAGGCGAAGCCGGGGGTGTACATCGGCTTGAGCATCGGCTGCTCGAGCGCCAGCGTCTGGCGTGCGGCGCCGAAGTCGAGCAGCACCGGCGTGCTGTCTGCACGCAGGTAGATGTTCGATGGCTTGATGTCGAGGTGCAGCAGCTTGTGCGCATGCACTTCGCGCAGGCCGTTGAGCATGCGGGTGAACACGCCGCGGATGAAGCGCTCGCGCACCTCGCCCTTGTGCTTCTGGATGTAGTCGTGGAGGGTCCGGCCGCGCTCGAACTGCATCACCATGTACACCGTCTGGTTGGCGCGGAAGAAGTTGAGCACGCGCACAACGTTGGGATGCATCAGCTTGGCCAGCGAGCGCCCTTCCTCGAAAAAGCACTTCATGCCGTAGCGGAAGGCGGGCTGGTTTTCGTCCGAGACCTGCGGTTCGATCTCGCCGTCCTTGCGCAGGGCGAGCGAGTTCGGCAGGTACTCCTTGATCGCGACCGGCGTGCCGTCGGTATCGTAAGCGAGATACACAATGGAGAAGCCGCCGAGCGATAGCTGGCGCTCGATCTTGTAATGATCGAGTTGAAAGCCGGAGGGGAGTGCGCAGTTTGCTTGAGGCGGCATCTTCGAGGGCGCTAATATTCGGCTTTCCGCAGCTTTTCCTGACAGGGCCCTGCAGTGTAAACGATCGCAGCAGGTTCCCGGAGACCCTACCCATGATTCACAGCATGACAGGCTTTGCGGTGCAAACCCGTGACCTAGGCCCCGTTAGCCTTCATCTTGAGCTGCGCAGCGTCAACTCCCGCTATCTGGACCTCAACTTCCGCATTGTCGAAGACCTGCGCCAGGCCGAGCCCGCGATTCGCGAGCAGATCACCGGCCGCCTCAGCCGCGGCAAGGTCGAGTGCCGTCTGAACCTGCAGACCAACAATGCCGCACCGCGCACGCTGGCGCTCAACAGCGGCCTGCTGGCCCAGCTCGCGGATGCCCAGACCAAGGTGCAGGCGCAGTTTCCGTCGGCCAAGCCGATGTCGGTGGGCGAGCTGCTGCGCTGGCCCGGCATGCTGGCCGATGATGGCGTGACCTTCGAGCAGATGCAGCCGGCCATTGCCGAGCTGGCGCGCGCGGCGCTCGACGAGCTCGTTGCCACCCGTGGGCGCGAGGGCGAAAAGCTGGCGGAGATGATCCGCGAGCGCATCGCGCGCATGCGTGAGCTGGTGGCGATCGCCACGCCGCGCATGCCGGCGATCGTGGTCGAGTATCAGAACAAGCTCACCGCCCGCCTGCGCGATGCGGTGGCCACGCTGGACGAAGATCGCATCCGTCAGGAAGTTGCGCTTTACGCGCAGCGTATCGACGTTGCCGAAGAGCTGACCCGCCTCACCACCCACCTCGACGAACTCGAGCGCATCCTCAAGGCAGGGGGTTCGGCCGGCAAGCGCCTCGACTTCCTGATGCAGGAGCTCAATCGCGAGGCCAACACCCTGGCTTCAAAATCACCGGCAACCGACATCACGGCGGTGGCGATGGAGATGAAGGTGCTGATCGAACAGATCCGCGAGCAGGTTCAGAACCTGGAGTAGAAAAATGACCCCGCGCGACTTGCTGCTGGCCATGTTGGTGGTTGTGGTGTGGGGTGTGAATTTCGTGGTCATCAAGGCCGGCGTGTCCGAGCTGCCCCCATTGCTGCTCGGCGCCTTGCGCTTTGTCGCCGCGGCCTTCCCGGCGGTGCTGCTGTTCCGCCGCCCGAACGTGCCCTTGCGCCTCTTGCTGGCCTACGGGCTGACGATTTCGGTGGGGCAGTTCGCCTTTCTGTTCACCGCCATCCATGTCGGCATGCCGTCCGGCCTGGCGTCGCTGGTGCTGCAGTCGCAGGCCTTCTTCACCATGCTCTTCGCCGCCTTCTGGCTCAAGGAGACGTGGCGTCCAAGCCAGCTGGGCGGGCTGGTGCTGGCGGCCTGCGGCCTGGCGCTGATCGGGTCCGCCCACGGCGTGAGCATGCCGCTCGGCGGCTTTCTGCTGACCCTGCTGGCTGCGTCGATGTGGGCCGCTGGCAATATCGTGACGCGCGAGATCGGGCGCCACGGTCCGGTGGACATGCAGGCGCTGGTGGTGTGGGCCAGCCTGGTACCGCCGCTGCCGTTCCTGCTGCTGTCGCTGCTGATCGAGGGGCCGACGACCATTGGTGACGCGCTTGCCGCGTTCAGCCTTCAGTCTGCCGCAGCCATCGCCTATCTTGCCTGGGTTGCAACCTTGCTGGGTTATGGCATCTGGAGCCGCCTGTTGTCGCGCTACCCGGCCAACGTGGTGGCGCCCTTCTCGCTGCTGGTGCCGGTGGTCGGCCTGACGACGGGCTGGATCGTCTATGGCGAAGCATTGCAGCCGGTGCACTTCGCCGGCGGCGCGCTCCTGATGGCGGGGCTTGCGGTCAATCTGTTCGGCGCACGAATCATGGCGCGCTTGAGGCGGATGGCTTGAGCCTTCAGCGTCGGCCCAGTTGCTCGTGCAGTTGTGTCAGTGCCCGCGACAGGGCCGCAGGGCGCAGCACGGTGCGGTAGTTGCCATGGCCGAACACCCGGCGCAGGGCGTCGCCGGCCTGGCTGTCGAGCGCGAGGCAGAAGACATGGATGCCCGCCTTGCGCGCTTCACGCACTGCGGCGGCGGCGTCTTCACGCAGGTAGGCGTCGTCAAATACGTCGATGTCCGAGGCTTCGCCGTCGCTGAGCAGTACCAGATGCCGGCTGCCTTCGTGCTCGTCACGCATGCACGTCACCGCATGGCGGATCGCTGTACCCATGCGGGTGGAGTGGCGCG
This genomic interval from Parazoarcus communis contains the following:
- the hemW gene encoding radical SAM family heme chaperone HemW, whose product is MSERRIIPLAPAPAAVSARPDTIERPQLSASPPLSLYVHFPWCVRKCPYCDFNSHTSRSSDGSLPEDAWLDAVIADVESALPQVWGRRVLSIFIGGGTPSLMSAATLDRLLVALRMRLQLDPMAEITLEANPGTFESERFRDYRAAGINRLSIGIQSFDDTMLKRLGRIHDSGEARRAIDIAQQHFERINLDLMYALPEQTLEGALKDLDTALATGVSHLSCYHLTLEPNTPFAHTPPSLPDDDLSADMQDAIEARLADAGFRHYETSAFARPGQECRHNLNYWAFGDYLGVGPGAHGKLSSHEGIVREMRHKHPGRYLEGAAKGDFIQERRDVGTTELPFEFMMNALRLTDGVPQTLFAERTGLPLASIEAELIDARKRGLLDTANNTLRPTEQGRRFLNDLLQVFLRD
- the rdgB gene encoding RdgB/HAM1 family non-canonical purine NTP pyrophosphatase, which translates into the protein MSQRLVLASNNAKKAAEMQALLAPLGIEVVPQSVLGVSEAEEPHPTFVENALAKARHASAATGLPAIADDSGLCVTALGGAPGVHSARFAGEPKSDARNNLLLLDKLANETDRSAYFYSAVVLVRHAQDPRPLIADGEWHGEILEAPRGDSGFGYDPLFWLPELEQTAAELDAGLKNALSHRGAAMRHLLDRLAAHPL
- the rph gene encoding ribonuclease PH; translation: MRPSQRKPDQLRPVRITRGFTRHAEGSVLVEFGETRVLCTASVEETVPGFLRGKGQGWLTAEYGMLPRATHTRSAREAAKGKQSGRTQEIQRLIGRSLRAVVDLTALGERQITIDCDVLQADGGTRTAAITGACVAVRDALDKLVADGKLAASPMTDFVAAVSVGIYKGTPVLDLDYDEDSDCDTDMNVVMTGAGGLIEVQGTAEGAAFSRTELNALLDLAEAGIGRLTELQQAALRG
- a CDS encoding PP2C family protein-serine/threonine phosphatase yields the protein MRFTIFQESRIGKRKTNQDRIAYCYSRDALIMVLADGMGGHLHGEVASHIAVQYITQAFQREAQPKLEDPALFLSRVLSSAHHAILDYALDKNLPEAPRTTIVVCVVQEGYAHWAHAGDSRLYLLRQGKINVQTRDHSRVQLMMDQGLLDAEGAATHPGRNRIYSCLGGTHPPQIEFSRRTLLQDGDIIAICSDGVWGPVGNQGLLRGLTGTNLLEAVPKLMSEAETLAGATCDNLSMVTMCWHDDLGEAVPDSVSTQTMALHDFTTQMEAFQRTRSPVSAADLTDDEIERAISEINSAIKKFTK
- a CDS encoding serine/threonine protein kinase; amino-acid sequence: MPPQANCALPSGFQLDHYKIERQLSLGGFSIVYLAYDTDGTPVAIKEYLPNSLALRKDGEIEPQVSDENQPAFRYGMKCFFEEGRSLAKLMHPNVVRVLNFFRANQTVYMVMQFERGRTLHDYIQKHKGEVRERFIRGVFTRMLNGLREVHAHKLLHLDIKPSNIYLRADSTPVLLDFGAARQTLALEQPMLKPMYTPGFASPEQFGNREALGPWSDIYSVGASMYACIVGTAPLRSDERIKRDTVQPVSKTHAGKYSEQLLELVEWCLHLDPLKRPQSVYSLQKALMQKQAGEAMPATWFTDLGSRLKTFIGKG
- a CDS encoding YicC/YloC family endoribonuclease; the encoded protein is MIHSMTGFAVQTRDLGPVSLHLELRSVNSRYLDLNFRIVEDLRQAEPAIREQITGRLSRGKVECRLNLQTNNAAPRTLALNSGLLAQLADAQTKVQAQFPSAKPMSVGELLRWPGMLADDGVTFEQMQPAIAELARAALDELVATRGREGEKLAEMIRERIARMRELVAIATPRMPAIVVEYQNKLTARLRDAVATLDEDRIRQEVALYAQRIDVAEELTRLTTHLDELERILKAGGSAGKRLDFLMQELNREANTLASKSPATDITAVAMEMKVLIEQIREQVQNLE
- a CDS encoding EamA family transporter — its product is MTPRDLLLAMLVVVVWGVNFVVIKAGVSELPPLLLGALRFVAAAFPAVLLFRRPNVPLRLLLAYGLTISVGQFAFLFTAIHVGMPSGLASLVLQSQAFFTMLFAAFWLKETWRPSQLGGLVLAACGLALIGSAHGVSMPLGGFLLTLLAASMWAAGNIVTREIGRHGPVDMQALVVWASLVPPLPFLLLSLLIEGPTTIGDALAAFSLQSAAAIAYLAWVATLLGYGIWSRLLSRYPANVVAPFSLLVPVVGLTTGWIVYGEALQPVHFAGGALLMAGLAVNLFGARIMARLRRMA